Proteins from a single region of Parambassis ranga chromosome 16, fParRan2.1, whole genome shotgun sequence:
- the LOC114449101 gene encoding zinc finger protein 208, with amino-acid sequence MPSAHGQNNFKMEKQKTVNSVASMQSGGESCTFICTECGDGFSQYSNVLAHMAIHGPLESFSFDGSSNGLEVPREYVLQENGTLKAVNGLAQSHSSVKPVSPGVLPSHCPSTVRPLSPTHKQQPCFYKDVFRPRLSDSNIDKSRHGNYRCEICNRSFNSLQSLHRHQQYRNTERGYKCTLCCKIFEDRQDLKKHLQDHVRESFHCCDHCGKRFLKVDALNAHQKENHLSPKATALAKSEIKQEKKLEKTYPCKKCKLTFFWMSDFQTHSLYHCRGIEPDSLLASEIEIEVNSKDIEDSILENSLSNGTSINAKNGDTKIFGDRCSEIDNEYSFTPYRCGLCGDRFHKLAALKEHHLTHQTQEEIDQLNQESERTFKRRIPPPPPPPPKGRRRRGSNPNGKLHPCKHCHRVFNHSSSLSRHMRYHKGTMHTCVFCGRHFPQRCDLRRHVVMYHKAELDKKPGLKLLYTTPHNGPLPKSLDVKKNISPPEDNPKSSSDNEQVTSPEQNQNESQSGKAGRVSYKCQECGKKFGLLCVYQRHLRYHKKEPSKGSQSPAQLRNSSSLDLHLKNHSNPGQADDVGQPSHGTGATGDPVLEKGNTEDIEHEYMDHTPHGKRNSSEVLYECTECTETFSCLETFLQHQTSHGSENNG; translated from the coding sequence ATGCCATCAGCACATGgacaaaataattttaaaatggAAAAGCAGAAAACAGTGAACAGTGTTGCTTCAATGCAGTCGGGTGGAGAATCATGTACCTTCATCTGCACTGAGTGTGGTGATGGGTTCAGTCAGTACTCTAATGTGTTGGCTCACATGGCCATCCATGGACCTTTGGAGTCATTTTCTTTTGATGGATCATCCAATGGCTTAGAGGTCCCTCGAGAATATGTTCTTCAAGAAAATGGTACACTAAAGGCTGTGAACGGGTTGGCGCAGTCACATTCTTCTGTCAAACCTGTATCTCCTGGAGTTTTGCCATCACATTGCCCATCCACAGTCAGGCCACTTTCTCCAACTCATAAACAGCAGCCTTGTTTTTATAAAGATGTGTTCAGACCAAGGCTGTCGGACTCAAACATAGACAAGTCTCGTCACGGCAATTACCGTTGTGAAATATGTAATCGATCTTTTAACAGCCTACAGAGTTTACATCGTCACCAGCAATATCGAAACACAGAGCGTGGCTACAAATGTACTCTGTGCTGTAAGATCTTTGAAGATAGACAGGACCTGAAAAAGCACCTTCAAGACCATGTTCGGGAAAGTTTTCATTGCTGTGATCATTGTGGCAAGCGATTCCTAAAGGTGGACGCGTTGAATGCCCACCAAAAAGAAAACCACCTCAGCCCTAAGGCAACAGCATTGGCAAAATCAGAGATTAAGCAGGAAAAGAAGCTAGAAAAAACATATCCTTGTAAGAAATGCAAGTTGACCTTTTTCTGGATGTCAGATTTCCAGACACATTCATTGTACCATTGCAGAGGAATAGAGCCTGACAGTTTGTTGGCATctgaaattgaaattgaagTGAACTCAAAGGATATAGAAGACTCAATACTTGAAAACAGTCTCAGCAATGGCACATCTATAAATGCTAAGAATGGTGACACTAAGATCTTTGGGGATCGCTGTAGTGAGATTGACAATGAATACTCCTTCACACCATATAGGTGTGGTTTATGCGGGGATCGTTTCCACAAGTTGGCAGCTTTAAAGGAACATCACCTCACACACCAAACTCAAGAGGAAATTGATCAGCTAAATCAAGAATCCGAAAGAACCTTCAAGCGACGGataccgccaccaccaccaccaccacctaaAGGCAGGCGCAGGAGAGGTAGTAATCCTAATGGAAAGCTTCATCCATGCAAGCACTGTCATCGTGTCTTTAATCATTCTAGCAGTTTATCACGGCACATGAGATACCACAAAGGTACAATGCATACTTGTGTATTTTGTGGTAGACATTTTCCTCAGCGCTGTGATTTGAGAAGACATGTGGTTATGTACCACAAAGCTGAACTAGATAAAAAACCAGGTttaaaactcttatatacaacTCCACATAATGGGCCTCTTCCTAAATCACTTGATGTGAAGAAAAACATAAGCCCTCCTGAGGACAACCCCAAGAGCTCCTCTGACAATGAGCAAGTAACGTCACCTGAGCAGAATCAAAATGAAAGCCAGTCAGGAAAAGCGGGCCGAGTCAGCTACAAGTGTCAAGAATGCGGAAAGAAATTtggtttattatgtgtgtaCCAGCGACACTTACGCTATCACAAAAAGGAGCCAAGTAAGGGTTCCCAGTCTCCCGCCCAGTTAAGGAATTCGTCATCCCTTGACCTTCATCTTAAAAATCACTCTAACCCTGGACAAGCAGACGATGTTGGGCAACCGTCTCACGGCACTGGTGCCACTGGGGACCCTGTCCTAGAAAAAGGTAATACAGAGGACATAGAGCATGAATATATGGACCATACT